One Falsihalocynthiibacter arcticus DNA segment encodes these proteins:
- a CDS encoding DUF6500 family protein, giving the protein MHAALRSRIMTVCTQKIAQKGEGVGLSFYAFFANRNDDPARLMEAATWWIETHKLDHFEKATKILAMAIAESDE; this is encoded by the coding sequence ATGCACGCCGCCCTACGCTCAAGAATTATGACAGTTTGCACCCAAAAAATTGCGCAAAAGGGCGAAGGCGTCGGCCTATCGTTCTATGCATTTTTCGCTAATCGGAATGACGACCCTGCCAGGTTGATGGAGGCCGCGACTTGGTGGATTGAAACTCACAAGCTGGATCATTTTGAAAAAGCGACAAAAATTCTGGCCATGGCGATCGCAGAATCCGACGAGTGA
- the ftsH gene encoding ATP-dependent zinc metalloprotease FtsH, with translation MGNARSFAFWIVLGLLFIALFQLFSGNQTTLSSSEYAYSDFAVAVEAGQITQAKVDGERVTFVGLDNKEAWAIIPKDAEVTKMLLDQGVEVTAVSQEASSVSRIIWLFGPVILLIGFWFFMMNRMQGGGKGGAMGFGKSKAKMLTEKSGRVTFDDVAGIDEAKEELEEIVEFLRNPQKFSRLGGKIPKGALLVGPPGTGKTLLARAIAGEAGVPFFTISGSDFVEMFVGVGASRVRDMFEQAKKNAPCIVFIDEIDAVGRHRGSGHGGGNDEREQTLNQLLVEMDGFESNEGVILLAATNRADVLDKALTRPGRFDRQVQVPNPDIKGREKILNVHAAKVPVGPDVDLRIIARGTPGFSGADLANLVNESALMAARIGRNFVTMDDFEMAKDKVMMGAERRSMVLTADQKEKTAYHEAGHAIVGISLPKCDPVYKATIIPRGGALGMVMSLPEMDRLQMFKDEAKQRIAMTMAGKAAEIFKYGADSVSSGPVGDIMQATALARAMVMRYGMSDKVGNIDYQEAANGYDSMGGVGGFSVSAATKELIESEVKVLIDEGYATAVRIIEERAEDFERLAQGLLEYETLTGEEIARVVRGESPHVSDDNDDKSDKGSKPSLTAVPKTKPKKPKLDGGMEPEPSA, from the coding sequence TTGGGCAACGCTCGAAGTTTCGCTTTTTGGATCGTTTTGGGTCTGCTTTTTATCGCATTGTTCCAGCTTTTCAGCGGCAATCAAACGACACTGTCTAGCAGTGAGTACGCCTATTCGGATTTTGCCGTTGCGGTTGAGGCCGGTCAAATCACGCAAGCAAAAGTCGATGGCGAACGCGTCACCTTTGTTGGCCTCGACAACAAAGAGGCTTGGGCGATCATTCCCAAGGACGCTGAAGTTACGAAAATGCTTCTTGATCAAGGCGTAGAAGTAACCGCCGTTTCTCAGGAAGCCTCATCGGTTAGTCGTATCATTTGGCTGTTTGGCCCTGTCATTCTCCTGATTGGATTTTGGTTCTTTATGATGAACCGTATGCAAGGTGGCGGCAAAGGCGGCGCGATGGGCTTTGGCAAATCTAAGGCCAAGATGCTGACCGAGAAGTCAGGCCGAGTAACATTTGATGATGTTGCAGGTATTGACGAGGCCAAGGAAGAGCTCGAAGAAATCGTAGAATTCCTGCGCAATCCACAAAAATTTAGCCGCTTGGGCGGTAAAATTCCTAAAGGTGCTTTGCTTGTGGGCCCTCCAGGTACCGGTAAAACATTGCTAGCGCGAGCGATTGCGGGTGAAGCAGGTGTGCCTTTCTTCACCATTTCGGGGTCTGATTTTGTTGAGATGTTTGTCGGTGTGGGCGCAAGCCGCGTGCGCGACATGTTTGAACAGGCCAAAAAGAACGCACCTTGTATTGTGTTTATTGACGAAATTGACGCGGTTGGGCGCCATCGTGGTTCCGGCCATGGCGGTGGCAATGATGAGCGCGAGCAAACTCTCAACCAACTTCTGGTCGAGATGGATGGCTTTGAAAGCAACGAAGGTGTGATCCTTCTTGCCGCGACAAACCGCGCCGATGTTCTGGACAAAGCGCTAACACGCCCCGGTCGTTTTGACCGCCAAGTTCAAGTTCCAAATCCAGATATCAAAGGTCGCGAGAAAATTCTCAATGTTCACGCTGCTAAAGTCCCTGTTGGCCCCGACGTTGATCTGCGGATCATTGCGCGCGGTACTCCAGGTTTCTCTGGGGCGGATCTTGCCAACCTTGTGAATGAGAGTGCCTTGATGGCCGCGCGCATTGGGCGCAATTTTGTGACCATGGATGATTTCGAAATGGCCAAAGACAAAGTTATGATGGGCGCTGAGCGTCGCAGCATGGTTTTGACGGCGGATCAGAAAGAAAAAACGGCCTATCACGAGGCGGGGCACGCGATCGTGGGGATTTCGTTGCCGAAATGTGATCCGGTTTATAAAGCGACAATCATTCCACGTGGTGGTGCCTTGGGGATGGTGATGAGCCTTCCCGAAATGGACCGTCTGCAAATGTTTAAGGACGAAGCCAAGCAACGCATTGCGATGACAATGGCCGGTAAAGCAGCCGAGATTTTCAAATACGGCGCAGACAGCGTTTCCAGCGGCCCCGTAGGCGACATCATGCAGGCGACAGCTTTGGCGCGCGCTATGGTGATGCGCTATGGCATGTCCGACAAAGTGGGCAATATCGATTACCAAGAGGCAGCCAATGGGTACGATTCCATGGGCGGTGTCGGCGGATTCTCGGTTTCTGCGGCGACAAAAGAATTGATCGAAAGCGAAGTTAAAGTGCTGATCGACGAGGGCTATGCCACAGCGGTGCGTATTATCGAAGAGCGCGCTGAAGACTTTGAACGTTTGGCGCAAGGGTTGCTGGAGTACGAAACCCTGACGGGTGAGGAAATCGCCCGCGTTGTGCGCGGCGAGTCACCCCATGTGAGCGACGACAATGATGACAAGTCGGACAAAGGTTCCAAGCCAAGTTTGACAGCGGTTCCGAAAACGAAACCGAAAAAGCCAAAGTTGGACGGTGGCATGGAGCCAGAGCCATCCGCTTAG
- the tilS gene encoding tRNA lysidine(34) synthetase TilS — MIEPELHDKELQKALAEKLAPFVGRTLGLAVSGGSDSRALLELAANWARETNSELRVATVDHGLRIEARSEAKWVGEICAQRGISHDILVWENWDGQGNLQAQARRARYHLIAEWAVAGGVATVALGHTADDVAETFLMRLARSSGVDGLAHMRSEFEREGMLFTRPLLSMRRESLRMFLRERGATWVEDPSNQDSKFERVKMRSVLRELETCGLETKKITQVAENLKQASIALKTYAAKEAEAAMEIEDCDVLLDWEQLKKMPEDIQRRLLIGALSWVSPSEYSPRSRALAQVFAQLTDQGASTLSGCILTLKSSKIRIFRELSAVSEPVEAHGSAAFDWDNRWHVSGEFPEHARVAALGEQGLAACPEWRASGRRRQSLLSSPSVWVGAELVAAPLAKKHKYLVATPLRDKEDLIRILLSH; from the coding sequence TTGATCGAACCCGAACTTCACGACAAAGAATTGCAAAAGGCGCTGGCAGAAAAGCTGGCGCCTTTTGTCGGTCGTACCCTCGGACTCGCGGTTTCGGGTGGTTCGGATTCGAGGGCTTTGCTTGAATTAGCTGCGAATTGGGCACGCGAAACCAACAGCGAATTGCGGGTTGCGACTGTTGACCACGGATTGCGCATAGAGGCACGTAGCGAAGCTAAGTGGGTTGGGGAAATTTGCGCACAACGCGGGATTTCCCATGACATTTTGGTTTGGGAAAACTGGGACGGTCAAGGCAATTTGCAAGCACAGGCCCGCCGCGCACGCTATCATTTGATCGCAGAGTGGGCCGTTGCCGGCGGGGTAGCAACCGTTGCCCTCGGGCATACCGCCGACGACGTCGCCGAGACGTTTTTGATGCGTCTTGCACGTTCCTCTGGTGTCGACGGGCTCGCGCATATGCGGTCGGAGTTTGAGCGAGAGGGAATGCTCTTTACGCGTCCACTCCTATCAATGCGCCGCGAGTCGTTGCGAATGTTTCTTCGGGAACGTGGTGCGACATGGGTCGAGGACCCCTCTAACCAAGATTCCAAATTTGAGCGGGTGAAAATGCGCTCAGTTTTGCGGGAATTGGAAACATGCGGGCTGGAAACAAAAAAAATAACGCAGGTAGCAGAAAATTTAAAACAGGCTTCAATTGCATTGAAAACTTACGCGGCCAAGGAAGCCGAAGCGGCGATGGAGATTGAAGATTGCGATGTGTTGCTCGACTGGGAGCAGCTTAAAAAAATGCCAGAGGACATCCAAAGGCGCTTGCTTATCGGTGCACTTTCTTGGGTTTCTCCATCTGAATACTCTCCACGCTCGCGGGCATTGGCGCAAGTATTTGCGCAGCTAACTGACCAAGGAGCGAGTACGCTTTCGGGCTGCATTTTGACATTGAAGTCCAGTAAAATAAGGATTTTCAGGGAGCTTTCTGCGGTCTCGGAACCCGTTGAGGCGCATGGAAGTGCCGCGTTTGACTGGGATAATCGTTGGCATGTTTCTGGAGAGTTTCCAGAACATGCTAGGGTTGCTGCGCTCGGGGAGCAGGGCCTCGCTGCATGCCCCGAGTGGCGTGCATCTGGGCGCAGGAGGCAGTCGCTCCTGTCCTCTCCATCGGTATGGGTCGGCGCAGAACTCGTTGCGGCGCCACTGGCCAAAAAGCACAAATACTTGGTGGCGACACCTCTTCGTGATAAGGAAGATTTGATCAGAATCCTTTTATCGCATTGA
- the ybgF gene encoding tol-pal system protein YbgF, translating to MRYQIGFSTSRRALTGIVAASFLSFGMGGVAAAQDQTLADIRQELSVVYVEIQKLKRELSTTGGANGGQNNGSLIERIETLEAQLQSVTARSEEVELRLDRVVTDGTNRIGDLEFRICELEPKCDIGSLTLGSTLGGDTSAVNTAQAPTDSVQLAVGEEADFAVAKAAMDAGNFTDAVEQFDAFTTNYPGSRLSQEAHFLRGTSYESLSETSSAARAFLASFSGDPNGAFAPKALLKLGVSLGALGQTNEACLMLGEVETRFPSSEIVGQAQSSMSGLGCS from the coding sequence ATGCGGTATCAGATTGGTTTTTCAACATCTCGTAGGGCACTGACAGGTATTGTCGCAGCTTCGTTCCTGAGCTTTGGAATGGGTGGGGTTGCCGCAGCACAGGATCAGACCCTTGCCGACATCCGTCAGGAACTTTCCGTTGTTTATGTAGAAATACAAAAGCTTAAGCGGGAATTGTCCACGACGGGTGGTGCAAATGGTGGCCAGAACAATGGCAGTTTGATTGAGCGAATTGAGACCCTAGAGGCCCAGCTGCAAAGTGTAACCGCACGTTCAGAAGAGGTTGAATTGCGGCTTGACCGGGTTGTCACGGATGGCACCAATCGGATTGGGGATTTAGAATTCCGGATTTGTGAACTTGAACCAAAATGCGACATCGGTAGTTTGACATTGGGCAGCACATTGGGCGGCGATACGTCGGCTGTGAATACGGCTCAGGCACCTACAGATAGCGTGCAATTGGCGGTTGGTGAAGAGGCCGACTTTGCAGTGGCGAAAGCGGCAATGGACGCCGGAAATTTCACTGACGCCGTGGAGCAATTCGACGCTTTCACCACGAACTATCCAGGTAGCAGACTGTCTCAGGAAGCCCATTTTCTACGCGGGACATCCTATGAATCCCTGTCGGAAACCTCTTCAGCCGCGCGGGCATTTCTGGCCAGTTTCTCTGGCGACCCCAACGGAGCGTTCGCGCCAAAAGCCTTGCTTAAACTGGGCGTTTCTTTGGGTGCGCTTGGTCAAACAAATGAAGCCTGTTTGATGCTTGGCGAGGTCGAAACACGCTTCCCGTCCTCCGAAATCGTAGGCCAAGCGCAATCATCTATGAGTGGTTTGGGCTGCAGTTGA
- the pal gene encoding peptidoglycan-associated lipoprotein Pal, with amino-acid sequence MVHISKVVLLIAVLGLAACSNKNADALGSGGYGDGASTSGGYGDANDPRSVAYFNTTIGDRVLFAVDQSTLSEQGKDILTLQARWLMENTAYTAIVQGHADEQGTREYNLALGERRANAAQQFLVSQGVSSSRLQVVSYGKERPIEICSQESCYALNRRSVTVVAAGAGV; translated from the coding sequence ATGGTACATATTTCGAAAGTGGTTTTGCTGATTGCAGTCCTTGGGCTCGCGGCATGTAGCAATAAAAATGCAGACGCGTTAGGAAGCGGTGGCTATGGCGACGGTGCAAGCACCAGCGGTGGCTATGGCGATGCAAATGATCCGCGCAGTGTGGCCTATTTCAACACAACGATTGGCGACCGCGTTCTATTTGCCGTGGATCAAAGCACCTTAAGCGAACAGGGCAAAGACATTCTAACCCTTCAAGCCCGTTGGTTGATGGAAAATACGGCCTATACGGCGATTGTTCAAGGGCACGCGGACGAACAAGGCACGCGTGAATACAACCTTGCACTTGGCGAGCGTCGTGCAAACGCCGCACAGCAATTCCTGGTGTCACAAGGCGTTTCAAGCAGCCGTCTGCAAGTCGTAAGCTATGGCAAAGAACGCCCAATCGAGATTTGTTCCCAGGAAAGTTGTTACGCGCTCAATCGCCGTTCTGTCACGGTTGTAGCCGCTGGTGCTGGAGTCTAG
- the tolB gene encoding Tol-Pal system beta propeller repeat protein TolB, with translation MTMFRKLTMLVALTFASAITPVLAEPLRITIDQGQIEPMPVAVPNFIGENAAATDIATQISRVVVSDLEGSALFREIPQSAFISQVTSFASPIQYSDWRAINTQALVTGAVSVNGSSLTVKFRLFDVVTGQAQGEGLQFVGTTDSWRRMAHKVADAVYSRITGEGGYFDSRVVYVAESGPKDNRKKRLAVMDYDGAGVQYLTNDSSLVLAPRFSPTGDRVLYTSYDSGFPRIYLLDVATVGRSLLESQEGSMSFAPRFSPDGQTVVYSLSRGGNTDIYSLNLASRTPTRLTNTPAIETAPSYSPDGSQIVFESDRSGGQQVYIMSSNGGEARRISKGSGRYGTPVWSPRGDLIAFTKQDGGRFHIGVMRTDGSEERLLTTSTLDEGPTWSPNGRVIMFTRETSGASGTAALYSVDATGRNLKRISTPGAASDPAWSPLLK, from the coding sequence ATTGATCAGGGTCAGATTGAGCCCATGCCAGTTGCGGTGCCAAACTTCATCGGCGAAAACGCGGCGGCGACGGATATCGCCACGCAAATCAGTCGTGTCGTTGTCAGCGATTTGGAAGGAAGCGCCTTGTTTCGGGAAATCCCGCAAAGCGCGTTTATTTCCCAAGTCACCAGTTTCGCCAGCCCAATCCAATATTCGGATTGGCGCGCGATCAACACCCAAGCCCTTGTAACGGGGGCGGTGAGCGTCAACGGATCAAGCCTTACTGTGAAGTTTCGTCTGTTTGATGTCGTAACAGGGCAAGCGCAGGGCGAGGGGCTCCAATTCGTTGGCACCACAGATAGTTGGCGTCGGATGGCCCACAAGGTTGCGGATGCCGTCTATAGCCGGATCACGGGTGAAGGTGGATATTTTGACAGTCGCGTTGTTTATGTTGCCGAAAGTGGCCCTAAGGATAACCGCAAAAAACGTCTTGCGGTGATGGATTACGACGGGGCGGGCGTTCAATACTTGACCAATGATTCCTCTTTGGTGCTTGCGCCGCGTTTTTCCCCTACGGGTGATCGCGTCCTTTATACGTCCTATGACTCTGGCTTTCCGAGGATTTACCTTTTGGATGTGGCCACTGTTGGACGCAGCCTCCTCGAAAGCCAAGAAGGCAGCATGAGTTTTGCGCCGCGTTTCTCGCCAGATGGCCAAACAGTCGTCTATTCCCTTTCACGGGGAGGCAATACTGATATTTACTCGCTCAACCTTGCGTCAAGAACGCCGACACGCCTCACCAATACACCCGCAATTGAAACAGCGCCGAGCTATTCGCCTGACGGGAGCCAGATCGTGTTCGAGAGCGACCGTAGCGGTGGGCAGCAGGTTTATATTATGTCGTCCAACGGCGGTGAAGCGCGCCGGATCAGCAAGGGGTCCGGTCGTTATGGCACGCCGGTGTGGTCTCCGCGTGGTGATTTGATCGCCTTCACCAAGCAAGATGGGGGCCGCTTCCACATTGGTGTTATGCGCACGGATGGCAGCGAAGAGCGTTTGTTAACAACGTCGACTCTGGATGAGGGGCCAACTTGGTCGCCAAACGGGCGCGTGATTATGTTTACCCGCGAAACCTCCGGTGCAAGTGGAACCGCGGCGCTCTATTCCGTGGATGCAACTGGGCGTAACCTTAAACGGATAAGCACCCCAGGCGCGGCAAGTGACCCCGCATGGTCACCGCTGTTGAAATAG